Proteins from one Gimesia maris genomic window:
- the dapA gene encoding 4-hydroxy-tetrahydrodipicolinate synthase, which yields MANQSDLFAGLAVAMITPFENGEIDETALRALVDYHVEQGTDTLCPVGTTGESPTLSHDEHKQVISIVCNQAAGRIKVMAGTGSNSTREAIELTKYAQGAGVDGALHVAPYYNKPTQEGFFQHYQAIAESVEIPIVIYNIPGRTAKNIEPETIIRLAEIPNIVAVKESTGSMDQASHILSACDLAVLSGDDSLTLPLMALGGKGVVSVVGNIVPGDVKSMLNAFNAGDLALAREWHFKLFALCRNLLGLATNPIPIKAAMQLLGRDNGEVRLPMTQLDSSSMQVLEKTLQDYGLL from the coding sequence ATGGCGAATCAAAGTGACCTGTTCGCAGGTCTTGCGGTAGCAATGATCACCCCGTTTGAGAATGGTGAAATCGATGAAACAGCGCTCCGCGCTCTGGTTGATTATCACGTGGAACAGGGAACCGACACATTGTGCCCTGTCGGGACAACTGGTGAATCACCAACACTTTCCCACGATGAACACAAACAGGTAATTTCAATTGTCTGCAATCAGGCTGCTGGCCGGATTAAAGTAATGGCGGGTACTGGATCGAACAGCACTCGTGAAGCGATCGAGCTGACAAAATACGCACAAGGAGCAGGCGTAGACGGTGCCCTGCATGTGGCCCCCTATTACAATAAGCCGACACAGGAAGGCTTCTTCCAGCACTATCAGGCAATTGCGGAATCGGTCGAGATTCCCATCGTCATCTACAATATTCCCGGACGGACAGCAAAAAATATTGAGCCGGAAACGATTATCCGACTGGCGGAAATCCCGAATATCGTTGCCGTCAAAGAATCCACCGGCTCCATGGATCAGGCATCGCACATCCTGTCTGCCTGTGATCTGGCCGTTCTATCAGGCGATGACAGCCTGACTCTGCCGTTGATGGCATTGGGTGGAAAAGGTGTGGTTTCAGTCGTAGGGAATATTGTTCCCGGCGATGTAAAAAGCATGCTGAACGCTTTCAATGCCGGAGATTTAGCACTCGCCCGTGAATGGCATTTCAAACTGTTTGCTCTATGTCGCAATCTGCTGGGACTGGCGACCAATCCCATTCCCATCAAAGCGGCGATGCAGTTACTGGGACGTGACAATGGCGAAGTTCGTCTGCCCATGACTCAGTTGGACAGCAGTTCCATGCAGGTTCTGGAAAAAACCCTGCAGGATTATGGTCTGCTCTAA
- a CDS encoding S1C family serine protease, whose product MIRNLWHLGLLLCFLLTVPGFISPAQADWIELVSGHKIEGDVLKQSNDHLLVDIGFEVLRIPLEQIRSRSKSEKTADGKIPVSKSKDKIYSVAELPIKSIKELARLYGEAVTLVQTPSGLGSGFIINDRGYCVTNYHVVEKETRIAVTIFHRTANGEFQRRQIKDVEIIALNPFFDLALLRIPQQKDFAFRTVYLAENDQQREGEEVFAIGNPLGLERSVSRGIVSTRNRNMQGIVYIQTTTQINPGNSGGPLFNSRGEVIGVTNMKLILGEGLGFAIPITYVKHFLDNRDAFAFDKTSPNTGYRYFDAPRRKTAVSEK is encoded by the coding sequence ATGATTCGCAATTTATGGCACCTCGGACTACTGCTTTGCTTTTTATTGACCGTTCCTGGCTTTATCAGTCCTGCCCAGGCAGATTGGATTGAACTGGTCAGTGGTCATAAAATTGAAGGCGATGTACTCAAGCAGAGTAACGATCATCTTCTGGTTGATATCGGGTTTGAAGTACTGAGGATTCCCCTGGAACAGATCCGGTCTCGCAGTAAATCGGAAAAAACGGCTGATGGTAAAATACCTGTATCCAAGAGTAAGGACAAAATTTACTCCGTAGCCGAACTGCCGATCAAGAGTATTAAGGAACTGGCCCGGCTTTATGGAGAAGCCGTGACTCTCGTGCAGACCCCCAGTGGTCTCGGGTCCGGTTTTATTATCAACGACAGAGGGTACTGTGTCACCAATTATCACGTCGTTGAGAAAGAAACCCGGATTGCCGTTACCATTTTTCATCGTACAGCCAACGGTGAGTTCCAGAGACGCCAGATCAAGGATGTCGAAATCATCGCTTTAAATCCGTTTTTTGATCTGGCACTGCTTCGCATTCCGCAACAGAAAGATTTCGCATTTCGAACCGTCTATCTCGCAGAAAATGATCAGCAGCGGGAAGGAGAGGAAGTCTTTGCCATCGGTAATCCGCTAGGTCTGGAACGATCCGTTTCCCGTGGGATCGTCAGCACACGCAATCGTAACATGCAGGGAATTGTCTATATTCAGACGACAACTCAAATCAACCCTGGTAACAGTGGCGGCCCCCTGTTTAATTCCCGAGGTGAAGTCATCGGCGTCACGAATATGAAGCTGATTCTGGGTGAAGGACTGGGGTTTGCGATTCCCATCACCTACGTCAAACATTTTCTTGATAACCGCGATGCATTTGCTTTCGATAAAACCAGCCCGAATACAGGGTATCGCTATTTTGATGCACCGCGCAGAAAAACAGCCGTTTCCGAAAAGTAA
- a CDS encoding ATPase, T2SS/T4P/T4SS family translates to MIFGFGKSREEEDDELEDEIEPVSFQGALNGQPANLKDNARLVKAGLMPAKNIITDALALRSEYIRFEPKGERYQVLFYVDGVPSAGPKLSKQQGMAVVQVIKLLSGLNIQERKRPQTGGVAAELEEVSYQLRVATAPTPGGERLSIKAINMKYPLDRADDIGITEEVKEKIRELSQGRNGLIMISGPPNSGTTTTTVGVVRSVDAYQYTIFALADPEHRELSHIATLDKKEGDTFDDELRRIIRMEADIIYLNPITDEQYVASILNVADEITMIAELSAKDAIAGIIKYCKLAGSLEKGVNSLKAVIGHKLIRTLCDQCKEAFRPNPKLIEKMGLPKSTKMLYRPPRQTVDEDGNEIEPCEKCDGLGYYGRTLLLEMYDMTDEMKQLIISGAEPAKIKALAKKQKMPNFQKDGIRLVAEGKVSMDELQRAFKS, encoded by the coding sequence GTGATATTTGGCTTTGGAAAATCCCGGGAAGAGGAAGACGATGAACTGGAAGATGAAATTGAGCCGGTCTCGTTTCAAGGAGCCCTCAATGGTCAGCCGGCTAATCTGAAAGACAACGCACGACTGGTAAAAGCTGGCCTGATGCCCGCGAAAAATATCATTACCGATGCATTGGCATTGCGTTCAGAATATATACGATTTGAACCCAAGGGTGAGCGCTACCAGGTTCTGTTTTATGTTGACGGTGTCCCCAGTGCTGGCCCGAAACTTTCCAAGCAGCAGGGAATGGCTGTGGTGCAGGTCATTAAGCTGTTATCGGGATTAAATATCCAGGAACGCAAACGTCCCCAGACAGGGGGAGTCGCTGCGGAACTGGAAGAAGTTTCCTACCAGTTACGGGTGGCAACCGCACCAACACCGGGCGGCGAGCGTCTTTCCATCAAAGCCATCAACATGAAATATCCTCTGGATCGCGCAGATGATATTGGCATAACAGAAGAAGTGAAAGAAAAGATCCGGGAATTGAGCCAGGGACGCAACGGGTTGATCATGATCAGTGGTCCTCCCAATTCCGGAACCACCACAACGACAGTCGGCGTAGTTCGCTCAGTGGATGCTTACCAGTACACGATCTTTGCATTAGCCGACCCCGAACATAGGGAACTGAGTCATATTGCGACCCTGGACAAAAAAGAAGGGGACACATTTGATGATGAATTGCGCCGCATCATCCGAATGGAAGCGGATATCATTTATCTGAATCCCATTACGGATGAACAATATGTCGCCAGTATCCTGAATGTCGCTGACGAAATTACGATGATTGCGGAATTATCGGCTAAAGATGCAATCGCTGGAATTATCAAATACTGCAAACTGGCAGGCAGCCTGGAAAAAGGAGTGAATTCCCTTAAGGCTGTGATTGGTCACAAACTGATCAGAACCCTGTGTGATCAATGCAAAGAAGCCTTTCGCCCCAACCCGAAGCTCATTGAGAAAATGGGACTCCCTAAATCCACGAAAATGCTGTACCGCCCGCCACGCCAGACCGTGGATGAGGATGGAAATGAAATTGAGCCCTGTGAAAAGTGTGATGGCCTGGGATATTACGGTCGTACACTCCTGCTGGAAATGTATGATATGACTGATGAAATGAAACAGTTGATCATCAGTGGGGCCGAACCTGCGAAAATCAAAGCATTGGCCAAAAAACAGAAAATGCCCAACTTCCAGAAAGATGGCATCCGGCTGGTTGCGGAAGGTAAGGTTTCAATGGATGAATTGCAGCGCGCTTTCAAATCATAA
- a CDS encoding aminotransferase class IV, producing MSEAQAYLNGVFIPDSEAKLAVTDLGIVYGASVTEMVRTFQHKLFMLDDHLQRLFMALEYVGIESPVSASELKQICETLVKKNAALLPGQHDLGLTVFITAGHNLPYLGLAEQEVCQTPTVCVHTFPLAFELWDRKYAGGQHLMRSEVQPLNTAIFDPGVKSRSRIHLYRADKLVRRKNPEASALLFDPAGYVAETTIGNFFLVQGNQIYSPRPEYVLGGISQRMVIRLAKQLGLDYQETDISPNMILEADEALTSSTAYCLMPVTRFEDHQMSQGSPGPVFQKLIAAWSQTVGVDILQQAQEIGAARRQACLSTSG from the coding sequence ATGTCCGAAGCCCAGGCGTATTTGAATGGCGTTTTCATTCCTGACTCTGAAGCAAAGCTGGCAGTAACCGATCTGGGAATCGTGTATGGCGCGTCAGTCACAGAGATGGTGCGGACGTTTCAACATAAGTTGTTTATGCTGGATGATCATCTGCAGCGTCTGTTTATGGCGCTGGAGTATGTCGGCATTGAATCTCCTGTTTCTGCTTCCGAATTAAAACAGATCTGTGAAACACTGGTAAAGAAGAATGCAGCCCTGTTACCAGGCCAGCATGACCTGGGTTTGACCGTCTTTATCACAGCCGGTCACAATCTGCCTTACCTGGGACTGGCTGAACAGGAAGTCTGTCAGACACCGACCGTTTGCGTGCACACGTTCCCACTCGCATTTGAACTCTGGGACCGTAAATACGCTGGGGGACAACATCTGATGCGATCAGAAGTTCAGCCTCTCAATACTGCCATTTTTGATCCAGGTGTGAAATCACGCAGCCGAATTCATCTGTATCGCGCGGACAAACTGGTGCGGCGGAAGAATCCTGAGGCTTCGGCTTTATTGTTTGATCCGGCAGGCTACGTGGCAGAAACAACCATTGGTAACTTTTTTCTGGTGCAGGGAAATCAGATTTACTCTCCGCGTCCGGAATATGTTCTCGGTGGAATCAGTCAGAGAATGGTCATTCGGCTGGCAAAACAGTTGGGACTGGACTACCAGGAAACAGATATTTCTCCCAATATGATACTCGAAGCAGACGAAGCATTGACGTCCTCGACAGCATACTGTCTGATGCCTGTCACGCGTTTTGAGGATCACCAGATGTCACAGGGAAGTCCCGGTCCAGTCTTCCAGAAACTGATTGCTGCCTGGAGCCAGACGGTGGGAGTTGATATTTTACAGCAGGCACAGGAAATCGGCGCCGCGCGTCGTCAGGCCTGTTTATCGACGTCAGGTTGA
- a CDS encoding sodium:solute symporter family protein, with protein MLFAAEKNTWLGLHTADWIILALYFVVILAIGLWSVKKVKDMADFFMGGRRFGKVFMMFFAFGSGTSSEQAISVVAGTWRAGLAGIWWQFLWLWATPFYWIVAPLMRRMRALTTADFFETRFNGPTAVMYSFYGIAISITFIAGGLFGTGKMVDALTGNELDRLSVEVNIMVPAAEWDTTEKTFHITERRLQGYEFAILAVTVMFVIYGMAGGLGAAIITDFIQGILTIIFSFLLLPFVFYEIGGFGMLHEQSDLKKGMLDLTVSPELAATMGEPITPFYVCMLSITALAGIVIQPHIMGVCGAGKTEYEGRFGFTVGNFLKRFCTVAWTFTGLACIVWYMGDNSPLKTSADPADQAIYQSLLVRASPEYDQLSDEEKAKVETTDKNFADKLFGMAAHDILPRIAPGLVGLLLASLLAAVMSTSDAQMIISSGLFTENIYRKCIAKNKSQRHYLWVGRLAGLVIVILALILQTTFTDIIDALKTIVKTPACIGISLWFGIIWRRWNVISVWVSTITGIVVWSVVAFHADSLYNSGLLPESMFKSATEMKDVWQMFSFMSLAILSGILVSFLTPRQPQQKLDHFFRLMHTPVKLNEVIDAPCTLPAEPEPMGRKLFPNSKDIEIPYPTFQDLAGFALAWGAVAAIIFLTQFLAKVA; from the coding sequence ATGCTGTTTGCTGCTGAAAAGAATACCTGGTTGGGACTGCACACAGCCGACTGGATCATACTGGCTCTGTACTTTGTTGTCATTCTCGCCATTGGTCTCTGGTCTGTTAAAAAAGTCAAAGACATGGCAGACTTCTTCATGGGGGGCCGTCGATTCGGTAAAGTCTTCATGATGTTCTTCGCCTTCGGCTCGGGAACGAGCAGCGAGCAGGCTATCAGCGTTGTCGCTGGTACCTGGCGGGCAGGATTGGCGGGCATCTGGTGGCAGTTTCTCTGGTTATGGGCCACTCCATTTTACTGGATTGTTGCGCCACTCATGCGCCGCATGCGTGCCCTGACGACAGCCGATTTCTTTGAGACCCGCTTCAACGGGCCGACAGCCGTCATGTATTCATTTTACGGGATTGCCATCTCGATTACCTTTATCGCCGGCGGTCTGTTTGGTACGGGAAAGATGGTCGATGCATTAACTGGTAATGAACTGGATCGGCTTTCCGTTGAAGTGAATATCATGGTTCCAGCAGCAGAATGGGATACCACTGAAAAGACATTTCATATCACAGAGCGCCGATTGCAGGGGTATGAATTCGCGATTCTGGCCGTGACGGTCATGTTCGTTATATATGGGATGGCAGGGGGGCTGGGCGCCGCCATCATCACCGACTTTATTCAGGGAATCCTGACGATTATCTTTTCATTCCTGCTACTGCCGTTCGTGTTTTACGAGATAGGCGGGTTTGGAATGCTCCACGAGCAAAGTGATCTCAAAAAAGGAATGCTGGATCTGACCGTCAGCCCGGAACTGGCTGCCACGATGGGAGAACCGATTACCCCGTTTTACGTCTGCATGCTGTCCATCACTGCGCTGGCCGGCATCGTGATTCAGCCGCATATCATGGGGGTCTGTGGAGCGGGGAAGACCGAATACGAAGGCCGCTTTGGTTTCACCGTCGGTAATTTTCTGAAACGATTCTGTACTGTCGCCTGGACGTTTACCGGCCTGGCCTGCATTGTCTGGTATATGGGCGATAACAGTCCGCTGAAAACATCAGCGGATCCGGCGGATCAGGCAATTTACCAGTCATTACTGGTTCGCGCCAGTCCTGAATATGATCAGCTTTCAGACGAGGAAAAAGCAAAAGTTGAGACGACAGACAAGAATTTCGCAGACAAACTGTTTGGTATGGCGGCACATGATATTCTGCCACGCATTGCACCTGGTCTGGTTGGACTGCTGCTGGCATCCCTGCTTGCGGCCGTCATGAGTACCAGTGATGCCCAGATGATTATTTCCAGTGGCTTATTCACGGAAAATATCTACCGAAAATGCATCGCCAAAAACAAGTCGCAACGGCATTATCTCTGGGTCGGACGGCTGGCAGGCCTGGTGATTGTGATCCTGGCACTGATTCTTCAGACCACGTTCACAGACATTATCGACGCTTTAAAAACCATTGTGAAAACTCCCGCCTGCATCGGGATCAGCCTCTGGTTTGGAATCATCTGGCGTCGCTGGAATGTCATCTCCGTCTGGGTCTCGACGATTACGGGAATCGTGGTCTGGAGCGTTGTCGCGTTTCATGCGGACTCATTATATAACTCGGGCCTGTTGCCTGAGAGCATGTTCAAATCGGCGACGGAAATGAAAGATGTCTGGCAGATGTTCAGTTTCATGAGCCTGGCGATACTGAGTGGCATTCTTGTGAGTTTCCTGACGCCACGACAGCCACAGCAGAAACTGGACCATTTCTTCAGGCTGATGCATACCCCGGTGAAGCTCAATGAAGTGATCGATGCCCCCTGTACGCTGCCAGCAGAGCCGGAACCCATGGGGCGAAAATTGTTCCCCAACTCGAAGGATATTGAAATCCCTTATCCCACATTTCAGGATCTGGCCGGATTTGCACTGGCATGGGGTGCGGTGGCTGCAATCATCTTCCTGACACAATTCCTGGCCAAAGTCGCCTGA
- a CDS encoding NAD(P)-dependent oxidoreductase, whose product MTIPTIQPGQTKIGWIGTGVMGASMVGHLMDAGFSATVYNRSKSKADPLIKKGANWADSPKAVAENSDVIFSIVGFPADVREVLLGEQGALAGAAAGKILVDMTTSDPSLAVEVAEAAQAQGVYSVDAPVSGGDVGAKNGTLSIMIGGEEAVVDALKPCWDAMGKTIVYQGGPGSGQHTKMVNQILIATNMIGVCEALLYGYKAGLDLPTVLESVGSGAAGSWSLSNLGPRIMDNNFDPGFFVEHFIKDMGIALAEAKAMNLSLPGLALGHQLYLAVQAQGHGRDGTHALQLALASLSNVDWEQRA is encoded by the coding sequence ATGACGATACCAACCATTCAACCAGGTCAGACGAAAATTGGCTGGATTGGAACGGGAGTCATGGGAGCCAGTATGGTCGGGCACCTGATGGATGCTGGTTTTTCAGCGACTGTGTACAATCGCAGTAAATCCAAAGCGGACCCACTCATCAAAAAAGGAGCAAACTGGGCTGATTCCCCCAAAGCAGTTGCCGAAAATTCAGATGTCATCTTTTCGATCGTTGGCTTTCCTGCAGACGTCCGGGAAGTACTCCTCGGAGAGCAGGGGGCTCTGGCTGGCGCGGCAGCAGGTAAGATTCTGGTTGACATGACCACCAGTGACCCGTCTCTGGCGGTTGAAGTGGCGGAAGCAGCCCAGGCTCAGGGAGTCTATAGTGTCGACGCTCCGGTTTCCGGCGGAGATGTCGGCGCCAAAAACGGAACCTTGTCCATCATGATTGGTGGTGAAGAGGCCGTTGTAGATGCACTCAAGCCCTGCTGGGATGCCATGGGAAAAACGATCGTTTACCAGGGGGGACCGGGATCAGGACAGCACACCAAGATGGTGAATCAGATTCTGATTGCGACCAATATGATTGGGGTCTGTGAAGCGTTGCTGTACGGCTACAAGGCTGGACTGGATCTCCCCACGGTACTCGAATCCGTCGGCAGTGGGGCAGCCGGCAGCTGGTCGCTTTCGAACCTGGGACCAAGGATTATGGACAACAATTTTGATCCTGGTTTCTTTGTAGAGCACTTTATCAAAGATATGGGAATTGCTCTGGCAGAAGCCAAAGCGATGAACCTGAGTCTTCCCGGCCTGGCATTAGGACATCAGCTTTACCTGGCTGTCCAGGCACAAGGCCATGGACGTGACGGAACACATGCATTGCAACTCGCTCTGGCGTCATTGTCGAATGTTGACTGGGAACAGCGAGCATAG
- the murD gene encoding UDP-N-acetylmuramoyl-L-alanine--D-glutamate ligase, giving the protein MSILPYFIQNNDLAGKDVTVLGLGKFGGGVATVRFLTERGARVTVIDAKSAEALQESLRQLENCSDVIFQLGDQSAELPTTQLLVANPAIPPDHGLLRNAALQQIPITSEIELFWQLNPGRVIGVTGSNGKSTTTAMIHSILKAAGHRCWLGGNIGISLLPELDQIQSEDWVVLELSSFQLEALNRIQASPQIAVVTNFSPNHLDWHQNLEHYRQSKQTILRWQTESDVAVLNQDDPELQTWRTAGSILTFGTHSDLSPDLLVDQNRFLLKDQSEILTPELHVPGAHNRCNAAAAILACRAAGIAVPELKLGLESFRGLPHRLEFVGEYQQRKFYNDSLATTPESAICALDAFQETPVILLAGGSDKQVDLSEFAHRFRSQTKATALMGQTGKLMFDSLSEPQGSDQKYGAVISQPHTSFENAFRWAFQQSSPGDVILLSPGCASYDWFSSFVARGERFRTLFQQLSEKDGAD; this is encoded by the coding sequence ATGAGCATTTTGCCCTATTTCATTCAGAACAATGACCTGGCCGGGAAGGATGTCACTGTCCTGGGACTCGGGAAATTTGGAGGAGGCGTGGCAACCGTCCGCTTTCTGACTGAACGCGGTGCGCGGGTTACCGTCATCGACGCCAAATCGGCAGAGGCACTACAGGAGTCATTGAGGCAACTGGAAAACTGTTCTGATGTAATATTTCAACTGGGAGACCAATCCGCTGAACTGCCCACTACGCAGTTACTGGTTGCAAACCCGGCGATCCCACCCGATCATGGCCTGTTAAGAAACGCCGCTCTACAACAGATTCCGATTACCAGTGAGATTGAGTTGTTCTGGCAACTCAATCCGGGACGCGTCATCGGGGTTACCGGGAGCAATGGAAAATCGACGACGACCGCCATGATCCACAGTATCCTGAAAGCAGCCGGTCACCGCTGCTGGTTGGGAGGGAATATAGGCATCAGTCTGTTACCTGAACTGGATCAGATTCAGTCCGAGGACTGGGTGGTTCTGGAATTAAGCAGTTTTCAACTGGAGGCACTGAACCGAATTCAAGCCAGCCCGCAGATCGCAGTCGTCACCAATTTCAGTCCCAATCACCTCGACTGGCATCAGAATCTGGAACATTACCGTCAATCCAAGCAGACGATTCTGCGCTGGCAGACGGAATCTGATGTGGCAGTTCTCAACCAGGATGATCCGGAATTACAAACCTGGCGAACCGCAGGAAGCATCCTCACTTTCGGCACGCACTCTGACCTTTCCCCTGATTTGCTGGTCGATCAGAATCGGTTTCTCTTGAAAGATCAGAGCGAAATACTAACCCCCGAGTTGCATGTTCCCGGCGCACATAATCGTTGCAATGCAGCAGCAGCAATACTGGCATGTCGGGCTGCAGGTATTGCTGTCCCTGAATTAAAACTGGGACTCGAGTCTTTCAGGGGATTACCGCATCGCCTGGAATTCGTGGGCGAATATCAGCAGCGCAAGTTTTACAATGATTCCCTGGCGACGACCCCGGAATCTGCCATCTGTGCATTGGATGCTTTCCAGGAGACTCCGGTGATCCTGCTGGCGGGAGGCTCTGATAAACAGGTGGACCTTTCGGAATTTGCGCATCGATTTCGAAGTCAAACCAAAGCCACGGCTTTGATGGGACAAACCGGTAAACTGATGTTTGATTCCCTGTCGGAACCGCAGGGTTCAGATCAAAAGTATGGGGCAGTGATTTCCCAACCTCACACCTCTTTTGAAAACGCATTTCGCTGGGCGTTTCAACAATCTTCACCAGGAGATGTGATCTTACTCTCACCGGGGTGTGCCAGCTATGACTGGTTTTCCAGCTTCGTCGCACGGGGGGAGCGTTTTCGAACCCTTTTTCAGCAGTTGTCTGAAAAAGACGGGGCAGACTAA
- a CDS encoding class I SAM-dependent methyltransferase has product MSHYLEFFRQFRTTFETTGAIAPSSRFLAANMAGPMKQHQGPKKVLEIGPGTGAVTRQIVKQIRPGDQLDLVELNDKFVEILHKRFDTERGFQEIKHQTAIHNCPLQDYGAAEEYDYIVSGLPLNNFPTELVSDIFKAYFRLLKPGGVLSYFEYMYVRPVRKVVSRGDENLRIREIDQIMGDYTRQFRVRRSWVWCNLPPAWVQHLQKEKGSSPELEQTASQNQT; this is encoded by the coding sequence TTGTCACATTATCTGGAATTCTTTCGTCAGTTTCGGACTACCTTCGAAACCACAGGTGCAATCGCTCCCAGTAGCCGTTTTCTGGCTGCGAATATGGCAGGGCCGATGAAGCAGCATCAGGGGCCCAAGAAAGTTCTGGAAATTGGTCCTGGTACCGGTGCCGTCACCCGACAGATCGTCAAACAGATTCGCCCTGGCGATCAACTCGATCTGGTTGAATTGAATGATAAGTTTGTTGAGATCCTGCATAAGCGCTTCGATACCGAACGAGGCTTCCAGGAAATCAAACATCAGACAGCGATCCATAATTGTCCCTTACAGGATTATGGCGCTGCTGAGGAATACGATTATATTGTCTCCGGTTTGCCTTTAAATAATTTCCCGACAGAACTGGTCAGCGATATATTTAAAGCCTATTTTCGCCTGCTGAAACCGGGAGGCGTGCTGTCCTATTTTGAATATATGTATGTTCGCCCTGTCCGGAAAGTTGTTTCCCGGGGGGATGAGAATTTGCGAATTCGTGAGATTGATCAGATCATGGGCGACTATACACGTCAATTCCGGGTTCGTCGAAGCTGGGTCTGGTGCAACCTGCCTCCGGCCTGGGTTCAACATCTGCAGAAAGAAAAAGGCAGTTCACCCGAGCTCGAGCAAACTGCCTCTCAAAATCAGACTTAA
- a CDS encoding EF-hand domain-containing protein: protein MQNSFFSLAALAVLSLSAGSVSAALEQDESASQNIFQQLDKNSDGTVTADEVPQDKERFFDHLIRTGDENKDGKLTKTEFESSLKKEDQKFPAAGGTDQQRNRRGMQEFMNRLDRNGDKKISRDELPEPLRDRMEPLFKRMNTDEIPLETFQRIAGMNRGRPVGNREERPRAGDEKMDQERYERFFQSLDTNKDGKLTLEEAPERGKQILKQIYRQADKGADSSLSKQEFLEAIKKQPRPGRRPGDRDRGAEMKRPEMSNRPQGRRGDYQGRMPQPAFMKSLDTNQDGKLDSSELEQMKDLLKKLDRNEDGSLDLRELMGGDRGGFNPRGRERDRMNRPRRPSTDSPENKQPESESKKPAA from the coding sequence ATGCAGAATTCTTTCTTTTCACTGGCGGCACTGGCAGTTCTGAGCCTCTCTGCCGGCAGCGTTTCAGCCGCTCTGGAACAGGATGAATCCGCGTCCCAGAATATTTTTCAACAACTCGACAAAAACTCAGATGGCACTGTGACAGCCGACGAGGTCCCCCAGGACAAAGAACGTTTTTTTGACCATCTCATTCGAACAGGCGACGAAAACAAAGATGGAAAACTCACGAAAACCGAGTTTGAATCAAGCCTGAAAAAAGAGGACCAGAAATTCCCTGCTGCAGGAGGTACTGACCAGCAGCGAAATCGACGTGGTATGCAGGAATTCATGAATCGCCTGGACCGTAACGGCGACAAAAAGATTTCACGTGACGAATTGCCGGAACCTCTTCGTGATCGCATGGAACCGCTTTTTAAACGAATGAATACAGACGAGATTCCCCTCGAAACCTTTCAGCGTATTGCCGGCATGAATCGCGGCAGACCCGTTGGTAACCGTGAAGAACGTCCTCGCGCTGGTGACGAAAAGATGGACCAGGAACGATACGAGCGTTTTTTCCAGTCTCTTGATACTAACAAAGACGGTAAATTGACCCTTGAAGAAGCTCCGGAAAGAGGGAAGCAGATCCTGAAGCAGATTTACAGACAGGCGGATAAAGGAGCTGACAGTTCGCTCTCAAAACAGGAATTCCTGGAAGCAATCAAAAAACAGCCACGCCCTGGCCGGAGACCCGGAGATCGTGACCGTGGCGCAGAAATGAAACGCCCTGAAATGAGTAATCGTCCTCAAGGCAGACGCGGTGACTATCAGGGAAGAATGCCTCAGCCTGCGTTCATGAAATCACTCGATACCAATCAGGACGGAAAACTGGATTCCAGTGAACTGGAGCAGATGAAAGATCTATTGAAAAAGCTGGACCGTAACGAAGATGGCTCGCTGGATCTGAGAGAATTGATGGGCGGAGACCGTGGTGGGTTTAATCCACGGGGCCGGGAACGGGACCGTATGAATCGTCCGCGTCGCCCCTCTACTGACTCACCGGAAAACAAACAGCCGGAAAGTGAATCGAAAAAACCAGCTGCCTAG